GCCAGCATCGACGCGAACGGCTGTTCGATCGGAATGACCTGGAACGCGATGCCGAGCGCGCCGGCGAGAGCGCGTGCGTCGGCGACGGAATGCTCGGACGAAAAGCGCGACGGCATCGCGACGCCGACCACTCGGTCGGAGCCGAGGGCGCGCGCCGCGATGCACGCGGTGAGCGCCGAGTCGATGCCGCCGGACAGGCCGAGAACGGCCGACCGGAACCCGCAGCGGGCGGCGTAGTCGCGCACGCCCATGGCGAGCGCGGCGAGCGCCGCCGCTTCGTCCGATGGCAGAGGCGCGCGCATCGGCCCGGACACCGCGCCGCGCGGCTCGACGTCGCACACGATCACGTCCTCGTCGAACTCCGCCGCGCGCGCGGCCGTCTCGCCGTCGGGAGAAAATGCGTGGGACGCGCCGTCGAACAACAGCTCGTCGTTGCCGCCCACCTGGTTGACGGCGATCAGCGGCAGGCGATACTTGCGCGCGAGCGCGGCGAACATGCGAGGGCGCAGCGACCGCTTGGCCACGGTGAAGGGCGACGCGCCGATGTTGACGAGGATGTCGGGCCCCAGCGCGACGAGTTCCGCGACCGGGTCGCGGTCGTAGTAGCGCTCGGGCCAGAAGTCGGCGTCGTTCCACATGTCCTCGCAGATCGTGATCGCGAGCTTGACGCCGCCGACATCGGCCAGTGCGAGCGATCGCGCGGGCTCGAAATAGCGCTGTTCGTCGAACACGTCATAGGTCGGCAGCAACGATTTGTGATGGACCGACGCGATGCGGCCGCGGTCGACCACGGCGGCGGCGTTGTGGAGTTTGCGGCCGGCCGGCCGGCCGACGCGATCGACGAATCCGACGACCGTCGGGATCGGCACGCGGGCGGCGAGCGCGTCGACCGCGCGCAGGTTGACGTCGACGAACGCGGGCTGGTCGAGCAGGTCGAGCGGCGGGTAGCCGCACACGGCCAGCTCCGAGCAGATGGCGAGATCGGCGCCGTCAGTCGCAGCGCGGTCGACCGCGGCGGCCAGGCGCGCGACGTTGCCGTCGAAGTCGCCAACGACGACGTTCTGCTGGACGAGCGCGATCCGCACGCGATCGGCACTCTAGCACCGAATCACCGGTCGGACAGCGCGGGCGCGTAGGTCGCGTCGCCGGGAGTCGCCGCGTAGATCTCGTAGTCGCCGAGGGGGAGGTCGGCCGGGACGCGGACGTGCGCGCGGTACGTTCCGTCCGGGCCGGTGACCGCGCGGCCGATCCGCGTCGCACCGTCGCCGCCGCGGCCAGCGGGTGCCAGATAGATGTCGACGCGACCGCCGGCGATGCCGAGGCCGTCCGCGTCGACCAGGCGCCCGCGCACGGCGATCGGTTCGCCGCGGAACGCGTCGGGCGGCGACTCGTCCACCGCGATCGCGGTGCGGACCTTGCCCTCGTATGCGGATGCGGGCATCTCGGGCAGCGATCGCCCCGGTGCCACGGTCCGCTCGGCCGGTCGCGCGGGTTCGCCGGTCGCATCCGCACTGGATGGGTCATCCGGCTCGGCGCCGGGGCTCGGCAGCGGCGATCGCGCCTCCGCGAGCTGCTCCGCCGACAGGCCGCGCACGTCCCCCTCGAGTCGGGTGTAGTGGCCCGCGTACTCGGGCGGCTGCGGCAGCGTGTCGACGCCGCGCGGCCGGTGCATGGCCTTGTCGGACGCATTCGCCACGTCCAGGCGGAGCGCCGCGCCGCCGAGGTCGACCCGCAGCCAGCGCCCGCCCGCCGCGTCCGGCACCCAGACCTCGACCCACGCGTGCGCCTCGTTGCTCACGTAGCGCGTGGGAATGCCGAGCGCGTTGGCGGTGACCATGAACGCGAACGATCGGTGGCGGCAGACCCCCGCGCGCGCCGAGAACAGATCCCAAAACAGGTCGTCGGTCGACCGCGGAAGCGGTCCGGCTTCGAAGGCGCGGAACGTGCGGGCGAGGAGGTCGACCGCGCGTTTGACGGTCATGCCGCGGTGGAGGCCGAGTTCGCGCAGCGCGCGGTCGGCCGATCGGCGCACCGGTTCGGGCAGGGGGCGCGCGAGACCGCGGGGGATGTCGGCGATGCGGAAGCCGCCGGGGACGTCGGGCGCGAAGTAGCGAGCGTCGGCGTCCGCGAGGAACACGAGTCGGTGCGGGCCGGCCACGCCCGTCTCGTCGCTGCGCACGTAGAAGTTGTCGGCGCCGTCTTTGGAAAACACGAGTGGTACCGGCGGCGCGGTCTCGTACGACAGGATGCGCATGTCCGGCGCGACCGACGGGATGGGCACCTCGTCGCCGGGCCGCAGGTCGACGACGAGCGACGCCCAGAACAGGTCGCGGTCGGGATCGGGATCGCCGCCGATCGCGAGGTCGGCGGTCGCGGGCTGCGCGACCGACAGCACGTAGTCGGCGTCGACCGCGTCGAGCGCCGTCATGCGTTTGAACGGCACGACGCTCGGATTGAACACCTCGACGTAGTGGAGCGCGTCGTCCGGGCCGGTCTGCCGGTCGGCGCGCCATCGGGTGTCGCGGTCTGCGCCCGAGCGGCCGTAGATCGGTTCGGTGGGGGCCGGCGGCGCGTCGCCGGGAGGTCGCGGCACGATTTTGTCGCCGCGCGAGAACCCCTCCGGGTTGCGGCCGGGCGCCGGGACTGCGCCGAACAGGCGCGCGTCGGGGGTGACGCTGGACAGGTCGATGTACTCGTGGAGCGTGGGACGCGCCCGGTCGCCGCCGGCGGCGAGGGCGGCGGCCCCGGCGCCGGCTGCCGCCGCGATCGCGGCGATGAGAGCGCGCTGGCCCACCGGCAGAGTCTATCGCCGCAACCCGGCGGCGACCACCGCTACCCGGCGTCGTCGCCGGCGGCCGTCTTCGACCGGGCACCGGCGCTCGCGCCGGGCGACTCGGCGCCGGTGCCGGCCTGCGGCTCGGCGTCGGCGGCGGCGTCCGGCGGCACCTTCCCGTGGCGCAGCGCGATCTCGGCGGCTTCGACCTCGGCGTCTTCGGGCACCCACTGCATGAACACCGGCCGGTGGTAGTCGCTCGGCCGGGGAGGCAGAAAGCTGCGGCTCATGCCGGAAGGATACCGCGTGGCGGGCGGCGGCGCGCGCCGTGCCCGCCGCGGCGCGCGGTCGTGTACCCTCGGACCGGATGCGCGCGTACCTCATCCGCCACGGTCACGCGGTGTCGGCCGACACCGCGGGTGCCGACGACCGCCGCTGGCTGTCCGAGCAGGGGCGCGCTCAGCTCGTCGGCGTCGCGGAGCGGCTGCGCGACCTGCGCGTGTCGTTCGACGCGGTGGTGTGCAGTCCACTGGTGCGGGCGGTGCAGACCGC
This genomic window from Deltaproteobacteria bacterium contains:
- a CDS encoding NAD+ synthase, which gives rise to MRIALVQQNVVVGDFDGNVARLAAAVDRAATDGADLAICSELAVCGYPPLDLLDQPAFVDVNLRAVDALAARVPIPTVVGFVDRVGRPAGRKLHNAAAVVDRGRIASVHHKSLLPTYDVFDEQRYFEPARSLALADVGGVKLAITICEDMWNDADFWPERYYDRDPVAELVALGPDILVNIGASPFTVAKRSLRPRMFAALARKYRLPLIAVNQVGGNDELLFDGASHAFSPDGETAARAAEFDEDVIVCDVEPRGAVSGPMRAPLPSDEAAALAALAMGVRDYAARCGFRSAVLGLSGGIDSALTACIAARALGSDRVVGVAMPSRFSSEHSVADARALAGALGIAFQVIPIEQPFASMLALLEPAFDGRPPDVTEENLQARLRGVILMALSNKFGHLLLSTGNKSELAVGYCTLYGDMSGGLAVISDVPKTLVYALAREVNRQAGRPIIPESTLTKPPSAELRPGQTDQDSLPPYDVLDHIVELYVERNMSRDEIAATGAVDRATVDRVVDLVQRSEYKRRQAAPGLKITTKAFGFGRRVPIAQRWRG